One Glycine max cultivar Williams 82 chromosome 3, Glycine_max_v4.0, whole genome shotgun sequence DNA window includes the following coding sequences:
- the LOC100813407 gene encoding 2-alkenal reductase (NADP(+)-dependent), with amino-acid sequence MAEKEVRNKQLVLRDYVTGFPKESELYVTSNGTIKLKLEGDSKRVLVKNLFLAADPHLRPLMKKADNLSVLQSFTPGLPLYGYGVAKVVDSRHPDFEEGDFVWGITGWEEYTIISSFEHLFKIQHSDVPLSYYAGILGMPGLTAYSGFFEVCDPKKGEHVFVSAAAGGVGQLVGQYAKLMGCYVVGSAGSKEKVDMLKDKFGFDEAFNYKEEHDLEAALKRYFPQGIDIYFDLVGGKMLDAALVNMRVHGRIGVCGVISQLTLKEPEALKNAMCLVYKRVRMQGFNVVDYYHIYPKFLDLLLPQIREGKISCLEDIVEGLENGPHALIRVFSGHAIGKQVVSVANE; translated from the exons ATGGCAGAGAAAGAAGTGAGAAACAAGCAGTTGGTATTAAGGGACTATGTCACTGGCTTTCCCAAAGAATCTGAATTATATGTGACTTCCAATGGTACCATCAAACTGAAGCTAGAAGGTGACTCCAAAAGGGTTTTGGTCAAAAACCTCTTTTTGGCAGCTGATCCACACCTCAGGCCCTTGATGAAGAAAGCTGATAACCTTAGTGTTTTGCAGTCCTTCACCCCTGGCTTA CCACTGTATGGATATGGAGTGGCTAAGGTTGTGGATTCTAGGCACCCTGATTTTGAAGAAGGTGACTTTGTGTGGGGCATAACTGGATGGGAAGAGTACACTATCATCTCATCATTTGAACACttgttcaaaattcagcacTCTGATGTTCCTCTGTCCTATTATGCAGGGATCCTTG GAATGCCTGGTTTAACTGCATATTCTGGATTCTTTGAGGTTTGTGATCCAAAGAAGGGGGAACATGTCTTTGTTTCCGCAGCAGCAGGTGGCGTTGGTCAACTTGTGGGCCAATATGCAAAACTCATGGGTTGTTATGTTGTGGGAAGTGCTGGAAGTAAAGAAAag GTTGATATGCTGAAGGATAAATTTGGGTTTGACGAAGCTTTTAATTATAAGGAAGAACATGACTTGGAAGCAGCCTTGAAAAG GTACTTTCCTCAAGGAATTGACATATATTTCGATCTTGTTGGGGGCAAAATGCTGGATGCGGCTCTCGTGAACATGCGAGTCCATGGTAGAATTGGAGTGTGTGGAGTGATCTCTCAGCTCACTCTAAAGGAGCCTGAAGCACTGAAAAATGCAATGTGTCTTGTTTATAAGAGGGTTCGCATGCAAGGGTTCAATGTGGTTGACTATTATCACATTTATCCCAAATTCTTGGACCTTTTGCTGCCTCAAATAAGAGAAGGGAAGATATCATGCTTGGAAGACATAGTTGAGGGACTTGAGAATGGCCCACATGCATTGATTAGAGTTTTCAGTGGTCACGCCATTGGAAAACAAGTAGTTTCAGTTGCCAATGAATAA